The sequence AGGTGGTGACCAGGCTGTATCACCTCTTCGCCATGCCCTCGCCGGTCAATCGGTGGGCGGTCGGCCTCGCCTATCTCACCGACCTGCTGTTCCCCCGCCCGTTGGTGTCGATCGGCTTGGCCACCGAAACCCAGGCGCAGTTCGCGGTCAGCCAGGGCATCGGTGCCCGGAACTGACCGCGGCGCCGGGTACAGAAGGGTTGTCGAAGAGGAAGGAATGCGATGGCATCGCAGGTGCAGGACAATCCGCAGCGGAACCGTTATGAACTGATCGCGGACGGTGACGTTGCCGGGTTCATCGAGTATTCGGCGGGCGATGGTGTGCTCACCCTGACCCACACAGAGGTCGGTGACGCATTCGAGGGCAAGGGGTACGCGGGGCGTCTGGTGGAGGACACACTCGACGACGCCCGGAGCCGTGGGCTGGGAGTCCTTCCCGAATGCACCTACGTGCAGCAATGGATTCGCAAACATCCGGACTACCGGACTGTGGTGCCGGAAAACGATCGGGGCCGGTTCGACCTGGAACGGAGTGACGATGAGTGAGGACAAGAGAACCTTCGTGGCACGGCGCCTCGACGAGGTGATCCACGAGTGGGAGGCGGACGCCCCGCCCGGTTCGGGCACCGGTCAGGCGGACGGGCCGCTGGTGACGGCGCAGCGCCATCGCGCCGAAGTGGACACCGCGACCGACGAACGCGTCGACGAGATCGCCGCCTCGTACCCGGATATCGCCGCGGCCTGGTCCTCGCACCGGGACTGATCGCCGGCGCAGACCGGCGCCGCGGCACCTACCGGCGACGGCGGAGGTCACCGCCCGAAAAGACTTGCGAGCGCACTCGTTTCGAGTCCGTCCGCAAGGGCTCTCGCGTCGTCGTACACTTCTTTCGCGCCGGCGTCGAGCAGTTCACCGCGTGAGATGCCGCCACTGAGCAGACCGATGAAGGGAACCCCGGCCTCGGTGGCCGCCTCGGCGTCCCACACGGCGTCCCCGACCATCACCGCGGTGTCGGGTGATGTGGACGATCGCTCCAGTGCGGTCTTCACCACCTCGGGATCCGGTTTCGCCTGTCCGACATCGCCCGAGGACGTGGTGTGCGCGATGCAGGAATCCACGTCCAGAACCGCACGAAGCACAGAGAGTTCGTCCTCGGGTGCGGAGGTCGCCAACACCACCTGCACGCCGCGACGGTGCAACTCGCGGATCAGCTCGCGGGCACCGGGGAGTGGCCGCATACTCGGCTGCAGATCCAGGTAGTACTGCTTGTGCAGCTCCTTCGCCCGATCACCCACCTTGCCGGCGGCGTCGCCCAGCAAGGTGTCGAGCAGCAACTGCGAGTCCAATCCGATGGCGCGGTGTATCCGCCATGCGTCGATGTGATGCCCGACTTCGGCGAATGCACGTTGCCACGCATCGACGTGGAGGTAATTCGAATCCACCAGCGTGCCGTCGACGTCGAACAACGCCGCCGTGGTGCCGGACCCTGACCCGGGATCTGCCACGATGAACCTCCTCGAAAACCGACACGTGTGGTCGAGCAAACCACACGGGTACGATCGCGGCCAGCGGTAGCCCGGGTGGTTTCGCGGGCGCCGGCCCCGGGTATGCGGCTGTCACCGATGCACCAGCGCGAGGGAGTGATCGTCATCAAGGCTCAATGGGATACAACAGCTTCGGTGTCCGCCGTCTGGTCCGTCCTCGCCAATGGGTGGTTGTATCCGTCCTGGGTGGTGGGTGCGTCTCGCATGCGCGCCGTCAACGCGGATTGGCCCGCCGCGGGCAGTCAGCTGCACCATTCGGTGGGTGTCTGGCCGGTACTCATCGACGACTCGACGGAAGTCCTGGAAGTCGACGAGGAGCGAGAGCTTCGGCTGCTGGCCCGGGCCACGCCCGCGACGAAAGCCGTCGTGCACCTCCGGCTCGAGCCGAGAGGCTCCGGCTGCCACCTCGAGATGGACGAGAAGGTGGCGACGCCACCGCTGAAGTGGATCCCGCGGTCGGTGCAGGACGTGGCCGTCTATCCCCGCAACCGCGAATGTCTGCGCCGGCTCGCCTTTCTGGCCGAGCAGACGTCCACCCCCTGACAACCTCCCGACTGCACGTCACCCCCGGACTGCCCCGCATCAGCCGCGGAAACGGTAGGGCAGCGGAGAGGCCCACTCTCAACGTGGGACGAGTTCGAAGTATGCGCCGTCCTCGCCGGCGTCGGTATCGCGGTAGCGGAAGGCGAGTGCGAACCGGTCGAACGCAGAGAACCAGTCGTCCCACGAGATGCGTTCGAGGGCTTCCTCGGAAGCGCCGCCGGCGAAATCGAGCCGAAGTAAGACGGTCTCCGGGGAGCCGACGTTGCCGACTCTGGCTGGAGCTCCGTCGTGTCGGTCCACCCACCGCCGGATCTCGGTGTGGTCGGTGGTGGTTCGGGTGTCGGTCACGGCGTTCCGGTTCCGGCCGACATCACCGCGACACCAGCTTGAAGAAGGTGCTGTCCTCGCCGCTGGACTTGTGCGCCTGGTATAGGAACGCCAGGGCCGAGTCCTCGACGATGTCGGTCAGCGCTTCGAGGCTGTCGATCGCCGGAAGATCCTCGTCGCCCACCGGGCAGCTGCGATGATCCGAAGAGCGGATCATCGGCTCCGCCGGTTCGGTATCCCCACTCGGCATGTGCGCGTCGGTCATGTACTCACCAACGTTCAGCTCATTGCAGGGCCGGCGTCCGATGATCCGGTCATGTCCTCGAGGAACTCGTGGCAGCGGCGTGCGCGGTCGGAATCTTCCGCCATCACCTGCTCGAAGAACGACGCGATGTCGTCGCGGCCGGCGTTCTTGGCGTCCCGCACGTATTGCCCGTAGTCGTGTCCGGCCTTGAGCGAATGGTATTGGACGGACACCAGGTCGTAGCTGACGTCGTCGAATCCGGTTTCTCCGGTAGCCATGATGCTTCTCCTTGTGTGCTCGTTGAAGTCCCGCCGCCCGGTGTGGCGGCGGGTGATCGATGGATAACCCGCAGGCTGGGGTTACCGCGGGGGGACCGCAGTGGTGTGTCCGGTCGACCTCAGACGGGGAAGGAGGAGGCCGAGTGCGATCATGCCGACACCCAGGGCGAAATGCAGCCAGTTGTCCGCAGTGTTCACCGGGACGAAGTTGGCTGCGCTGTCCTGGTCGATGAGGAGGCCGTAAATCCACAGGACCAGGTAGATCACGCCGCCGCCGACAAGGAAGGCCTTCGCCGTGTTGGCGGCGCGCGCCATGACAATGCCTGCGACGCCGAACAAAAGGTGCACGACGTTGTGCAGAATCGACACCTCGAAGATGCCCAGCAGCATGGCGTGCGACTCGTGCCCGGCGACGGACATCGTGTCGTAGTCGGTGGTCACGCCAGGGATGAACCCGAGAATGCCCACCAAGAGGAATACCGCTCCGACCACCAGCGCCGCAATCTGTACGGGTGTGGCGGTCATCGAGCTTCGGGTTGAGGTCGGTCGTGTCATCGCCCTACTCCTTCGGGTGCGTTACCGGTAGTTCGCGGTCTACCCGCCGTGTACCTCCCCGCCATCACCTCAAACAGGGAATTCCGAATGATTTTGTCGCGTCTTCCTCGCACGCCGCGAGGGGTGGCCGCCACCGACCGCAATTCCTGCAGACCTGTGAGGATGGGGTTTACGCTGTAGTCCAATAGTGTCGACCGTGGAGTTGGACATGACGGCAACTGGTGTGCGCCCGATCGAAGCCCGCAGGCCCTATCCGCCGCGTTATCGCCGCAAGGGGTCGTTCATCTACGACATGATCTCGACGACGGACCCGAAGACGCTGGGTTTGATGTATCTGGTCACGGCCTTCGGGTTCTTCCTCGCCGGCGGATTGATGGCCATGCTGATTCGCGCCGAGCTCGCGGTGCCCGGCCTGCAGTTCTTGTCGAACGAGCAGTACAACCAGCTGTTCACCATGCACGGCACGATCATGCTGCTGCTGTACGCGACCCCGATCGTCTTCGGCTTCGCCAACTACATCCTGCCGCTGCAGATCGGCGCACCCGATGTGGCCTTTCCCCGGCTGAATGCCTTCTCGTACTGGGCCTTCCTCTTCGGCGGCCTCATCGCCTTCGCGGGGTTCATCACCCCCGGTGGCGCCGCGGACTTCGGCTGGACCGCGTATTCGCCGTTGACCTCCGCCATCCACTCTCCCGGGCTCGGGGCGGACCTGTGGATCATGGGCCTCGCGCTGTCCGGGCTCGGCACCATCCTCGGCGGCGTCAACATGATCACCACGGTGATCTGCCTACGATGCCCCGGGATGACCATGTTCCGCATGCCGATCTTCACCTGGAATATCTTCATCACCAGCATCCTTGTGCTGCTTGCCTTCCCGATCCTCACCGCCGCACTCATGGGGCTGGCCGCAGACCGGCATCTCGGAGCCCACGTCTTCGACCCCGCCACGGGCGGCACGATCTTGTGGCAGCACCTGTTCTGGTTCTTCGGGCACCCCGAGGTGTACATCGTCGCGCTGCCGTTCTTCGGCATCGTGACCGAGATTTTCCCCGTCTTCAGCCGCAAGCCGATCTTCGGCTACAACGGCCTGGTCTTCGCGACCATGGCCATCGCGGCCCTGTCGATCGCGGTGTGGGCGCACCACATGTACGCCACGGGCGCGGTGCTCCTGCCGTTCTTCTCCTTCATGACCTTCCTGATCGCGGTGCCCACCGGGGTGAAATTCTTCAACTGGATCGGCACCATGTGGAAGGGGCAGTTGACCTTCGAGTCGCCGATGCTCTTCGCCGTCGGCTTCATCATCACGTTCCTCTTCGGTGGTCTCACCGGCGTCATCCTCGCCAGCCCGCCGCTCGACTTCCACGTCACCGACAGCTACTTCGTGGTGGCCCATTTCCATTACGTGCTGTTCGGCACCATCGTGTTCGCCACCTACGCCGGTATCTACTTCTGGTTCCCGAAGATGACCGGGCGGATGATGGACGAACGCCTCGGCAAGTGGCACTTCTGGACCACGTTCATCGGCTTCCACGGAACCTTTCTCGTGCAGCACTGGCTCGGGGCCGAAGGTATGCCGCGCCGGTACGCCGACTACCTACCGCCGGACGGGTTCACCACGCTGAACATGATTTCCACGGTCTTCGCTTTCGTTCTGGGGATCTCCACGCTGCCGTTCCTGTGGAATGTCTTCAAGAGCTACCGGTACGGCGAGGTCGTCACCGTCGACGACCCGTGGGGTTACGGCAACTCGCTCGAGTGGGCCACCACCTGCCCGCCGCCGCGGCACAACTTCATCGAGATTCCGCGGGTGCGCTCCGAGCGTCCCGCGTTCGAGCTGCACTACCCGCACATGGTCGAGACGATGCGGGCCGAAGCGCACATCGGCCCGGGCGGCCACAAGCAGACGGCCGTCGACGTCGAAGACACCGCCCAGCGTTCGGAGGAGCCGGGAGGACCGGCAGGGGACCGGTGAGGCTCCACGGTGTCGAGGGCGAGGGACGGCGATCAGATGGTCACGGTCTCGCGGGCGGTGCGGTCCCAATGGTCGCCGTGCATGTGGGACAGGACGATCACATCGAGGGGCGGTAACTCGTCGATCCGCAAGGCCGGGTCCTTCAGGCGCCGCGACACCAGGCCGTAACCGAGATAAGCGTGCTGGTGCAGAAAATTGGGGTTGGTGAGCACGGTGATCGGGCCATAGCCGAGGAGAACGGTTGCGTTCCCCACGAAGGTCAGCGAGACAGTCATCGCTGATCGGTCGTCACGCGTGCCCGCGAGCATCTATCCAGTCGAGAGCCTTGCGTACGGAGTCGCAGGCGGGGATCTTCGTGTCGAGTCCGGTGGCCTGAATGGGACGCAGCACCGCCCGGTTGCCGGCAAGCGCCCAGGTCATGTGCCGCTGCCGCGCGGATTCGGCGAACGTCGAGAGCACCGACAGCGCTGACGTTCCGACGAAGTCGACACCGGTCATGTCGATGACGAGCGCGGCGTCGTCCTGCGCGAGGTCGGCCAGCGCCAACGCGAACGACGGTGCGGCAAGCACGTCGATGTCACCCGAGATTCGGCCGATCGTGACGCCCCCGGTCGCGGCCGCTTCGACCGCGACACCGATTTCGTGGTCGTGCGCGAGGCGCGATCCCCGGTCGCAGTGCGGTGCGGCCACGGCGCTGACGCTGCGTGAAGATTTCATGACCCTCCGATCGCATGCAATCTGTGGGCGTCCGTGCGCGTCTTTCGTTCCCTGGCACGGACACACCAAGCGCAAGCGTCGGTGGTCCGACGCCACGTACAGGGCGCACAACCCCCGTCCATTACGCATCCTGCGGCGTCCGGACTGCGTGCGGCTGTGTTCTCAACCACGCGCGATCAACACTACGTCCACGCACGGCACGCTTTCAACCGATTGGCGGTTCCGATCGCTGGGTACGCTGCGCGAAGATCCACGCACCTGCGACCGAAATGTGGAGTGCAGATGGCCGAGATCGGCGAATTCGGGAAGCTTCGAGCGGCGCCGGGTGCACCTGTCGAATTACGGGTGACGGCCGAGTTCGATCAGCTTCCGGTGATCAGGGCGGTAGCCGAAACCCTCGCTGTCCTCGCTGATTTCGGTGCCGACGAGGTAGCGGACATCAAACTCGCGGTCGATGAGATCGCCTCCGAGCTGATCGGCGCCGTGATCTCCGATGTGGATCTGACGTGTTCGTTCGTGACCTCGGATTCCGCGCTGGCCGTCACGGTGGCGGCCAGAATTCCGGCGGGCAACGTGCCGGACCGCGGGGCCTTCGGGTGGCGAGTCGTGGAGACGGTGACCGACGGCGTGACGGTCACCGAGAGTGAGCTCGATTCGGCGGCACCGGAACGGCAGGTGGCCGTCGAATTCGTCAAACATCGCGAACCGCAATGAGCGCCGGGCGGGGCGCTGTCCTCGTGTGGACGGTGCGCGGGCGGGTACTCGGCGAGGATACGCGCGGCTCGTGCTCGCGAAATGTCGAATCAGGACAGGGAGGATCGTCGCCATGACCGCTCAACCCCCGGATCCGGACCCGGCCGAGACCCCCAATCTCGAACCGGGGGGTGGCGTCAGCCCCGGTTCGACCCCACCTGATGCGGCGCAGACCTCGGGGACGTCGTTCTCCGAGCCCCGAACCGGCAGACATTTTCCGCCTACGGGCATCGCGACAATGGTGGCAGTCGGTGCAATCGCCGCTGTGTTCCTGGCAATTGCCGTTCTGCTGATTCTCGACCTCGCCGGCGTGTTCGACTGAGCAGGAACGACACCCGCGTCAGCTCGGGTCGTCGTCCTCGCCCTCGGCCTGATCCGGTTGATGTGTGCCGGACAGCAGATTTTCGGGGTCCGAATCCGGGTCTTCCGCCGGGTCGTAGGGCTTTTCGGACTCACTGCTCGTGCCTGGCGTTCCCGCGTCTTTCGTCATGGCAACTACCCGGTCCTTTCCTTGTTACTCGCGCAGGCGTCGTCACTCGCGCACGGCGTCGCGATGTCCATGGTCATGGCCGCTGCCCGATTCCGGTCGCGAATTCCCGGAGCCGACCACCTACCGTGTCCCCGTGCAGGGGTGGCGTGGGCAATCCGGCACCATCGCGCAATCCGCCCAGAAATTCCTCGAGGGTTTCCCGGGGCGTGTAGCGCGGCTGCCACCCCAACTCCGTCCGAGCTCGGGTCGTGTCCATGATCGGCAGCTGCAGAACGGTGTCGAGGAGTCCGGGTGAGGCGGGCACCGCGTGCGTGTGCCACGCCGCCCACAGGGCACCGCGGACCGCGGGCCGCGGAATGGGAATCTGACGGGCCCCGAAAAGTTCGGCGAGGTAGGCGCCGTCCACGGGCGGGTCCGCCGCAAGGTTGAAGGCACCGCGCACCGGCCTGAGTACCGCCTGGACGTATGCCGCAGCCACATCGGTGGTGTGCAGAATCTGCGCACGCAGATCCTCGACGAGGGGAACGGCCGGGATGAGCCCGCCCCGGACCAGCCGGCCGGCCAGCAGGGGCCCGACGAACAACCGACGCTGCGCGGTGGCCGACTCCCGCTTGAAGATGAAGCCGGGACGCATCCGCACCACCCGCATATCCGGGTTGCTCAGCTCGTACGCGTCCAGCCACCGCTCCAGATACGCCTTCTCACGCGGGTAGGCGGCGCCGGGCCAGCCGTGGGTGGGCCAGTCCTCGGCGACGCCGGTGTCGGACGGCCCCGGCGAATACGCCGCAACCGAAGAGGCGTACACGAGGGCAGGTACCCGTTCCTCGGCCACGGCCTCGAACACACGGATGGCACCGAGGACGTTGTTTTCGAAGGTGACCTCCGGCTTGTGGGTGGGCTGGAACAACCAGGCGAGGTGGATGACGGCGTCGGCGCCGCGCACGATCGGCCGGAAGTCGTCGACGCGGGAATCGGCGAATATCCACCGTGTCTTCAAGCAGGTCCAGTCGGTGTGCCTGCGCGCTACGCCGACGATCTCCTCGACCGACGGCTCCTCGCTCAACGCCTCGACGATGCTCGTTCCGACATTGCCGGTGGCCCCGACGACGACGACCTTCAGCCGCTGCTGCTCGCTCATGGCAGCCGAATACCCACCGAACGCACTCGTAATCGGCGAGGGTCACCGGGTCCCGTCGAACGGCGAGCGGCGGCGCAGCACCGGACTGTCTCCGGCATCGCCGCCGATGACGCCCCGTACCGCCGCGTCGAGCGTGTCCTGCGCCGAATACCGGGGGGCCCACTGAAGTTCGCGGCGGGCCCTGGCCGAATCGAGCAGGGGAACCGAATAGGCCAGATCGATCCACCCGCGGTGGACAGGTTGGAGGTGGGCTCGCCACGTCACGTCGACGAGAAGCGTCAACAGAGGGCGCGGCACGTGCACGGGGCGGGCGTGGAGCGCCGCACCGAAGTCGTCCGTGCCCAGCGGGGGATCGACCGACAGATTGAACGCCCCGGTGGCCCGCGCGAACACCATTCGAGCCAGGGCGTCGGCAACATCGTCGGCGTGGACGGCCGGGATCGCCAGCGAGCGGTCCACCGGGAGCAGCGGAAGATATTTCAGAACGCCCGCCGGAATGCCCCGCGGCAGGGTGTAACGGCCGAGTTCGCTGCCTGCTGCCTGCTGGCCGATGAATCCCGGTCGTACGCGGGTGACGGCCACCGAGGAATTCTTTTCGAAGTCGTCGAGTCCCGCCTCGGCGGCGGCCTTGTCGACGCTGTACACCGAGCCCGGCACACCGCCGCGGGGTGCGGACTCGTCGACCGTCCGTCCGGGGGCCGGTGAATACACCGCCCCGGACGACATATGGATCAGATGCGCGACACCGGCGGCCTCGGCTGCGGCCGCCACCGCCAGGGTGCCGTCCACGCCGACGCGTCGGAGATAGTTCCGGTCGTGGGTGGGCTGGAACGCCCACACGAGGTGGATCACCGCGTCGGCGCCCTCGAAGATGGGCCGCAACAGGTCGATCGCATCGGGGTGCGCCACGTCGATCGCGTGCCACTGCAGCCCGTCGTACGGCGGGACCTGCGCGGGAGGTCGTCGTGCGAGCCCCACCAGCTCGAGGTTCTGGTCGAGGTGCTCGGACCCGCCTCGGAGCCGGTTGAGCAGGGAGGTGCCGACGTTACCGGTCGCCCCCGTGATGATCAGCCGCATCGCTGTGCCTCGCCGTCCCCGAGTCCGTTCGACACGAGCTGAAAGCCGGAATCTCTCATCACCGCGGGGTCCAAGAGGTTTCGCGTGTCGACGATCGCCTTACGCTGGGCGAGTGTGCCGACGAGGTCCCAGTCGAGGGTTCGGAAGTCACTCCATTCGGTCAGAAGGACCAGCACCGCCGCGTCTTTCGCTACCAAGTAGGGGTCGTCGACCACCTGCACACCCGGGATCGCCGGGGAGTCCGGCGACACACCGGGATCGTAGGCGGTGAGCACGGCTCCTTCAGCGGACAGCGCGGCTGCGACGGTCAGCGCCGGCGAGTCGCGGACGTCGCAGGTGTCGGCTTTGAACGCCAGGCCCAGCAGCCCGATGCGTACCCCTTCAAGGGAGCCGCCTGCTTCGATCCCGGCGGCCTGCCGCGCCTTGGCGACCACCCGGTGCGCCTGCGCGGCATTCGTCTCGAGCGCCGCACGCAGCAAGGGAAACGACACGCCCCCGCGTTCCGCGCTCGCCAGCAAGGCGTGGGTGTCCTTGGGAAGGCACGATCCTCCCCAGCCGGGCCCGGGGTTCAGGAAGCTGGCCCCGATCCGGTGGTCGGCGCCCATGGCCCGTCCGATGTCGCGGATGTCGGCGGCGAAGTGATCACACAGCTCGGCGAGGGTGTTCGCATAGGACAACTTGAGTGCGAGGAACGCGTTACTCGCATACTTGGCGAGTTCGGCGCTGGCCGGATCCATCCGCAGCACCGGCGCCTCGACGCCGGCGTAGAGGTCGACGACGCGTTGCCCGGCGTCCGCGTCCGAGGCGCCGACGACGATGCGGTCGGGGTTCAGGAAGTCATGCACCGCATGGCTTTCCCGCAGAAACTCCGGATTGCTCACCACGGTGATCCCATGGGGTTCGAGGCGTTCGCCGATGCGGATGGTGGTGCCCACCGGCACAGTCGATTTGGTCACCACGATACTGCCGGGTGCGAGCAGTGCCGCCAGTTCGGTAACCACGGCGTCGACGGAAGAGAGATCGGCGGCGCCGTCCTCACCCATGGGGGTGGGCACGCACACGAATACGGTGTCACACAACGCGAGTCCGGTCCGGTCGGTGGTGATGTGCAGGCGTTCCGATGCCACACCCTGCGTGACGAGCCGTTCGAGTTCCGGCTCGAGGAAGGGCAGCTCACCACTGCGCAGGACATCGACGCGGTGCGCGTCGATGTCCACCAGGGTGACTCGGTGTCCCAGATGGTAAAAGCCTGCGCCGCTGGTCAATCCCACGTAGCCGGCGCCCACGACGCCGACGTGCCGGTCAGACATCCAGCCCTCCTTCCATCGCGTGCTTCTCTGCACATACCTCGCCCACGGCGCCCAGCACGTCCTCGACGGTGATCGCCGCGAGCCCGGGGTCGAGACTGCTCCCGTGCGGGTCACCGCGCCGTCCGGACCACAGGCACGCGTGCTGCGGGCGGCGAGGCGGTCCCCAGTGTGCGGGTGAGACCGGACCGAACAGGATCACCGACGGAGCGCGAAACGCGGTGGCCAGGTGCGCGATCCCGGTGTCGCCGCACAGGACCAGTCGCGCATCGGCGACCACTGCCGCGGTCCCGCGCAGCGACATCTCGCCCGCCAGGACGGCACCCGGCGGCAGTCCGGCGGAATCGGCGACCGCTTCCGCGAGGGGCCGCTCACCTGCACTGCCCGTGACGACGACGCGATGCCCCCGGTCGGCGAGGACGCGGGCCACCGCTCCGAAACGGTCCACCGGCCAGCGGCGGGCTGGGGATGCCGCCCCGGGATGTATGACGACCGCGCCGGGTGCGGCGGACGCCTCCGGTGGCGGGGTGAGATCGAGAGCCTCTGCAT comes from Rhodococcus oxybenzonivorans and encodes:
- the ctaD gene encoding cytochrome c oxidase subunit I, with translation MTATGVRPIEARRPYPPRYRRKGSFIYDMISTTDPKTLGLMYLVTAFGFFLAGGLMAMLIRAELAVPGLQFLSNEQYNQLFTMHGTIMLLLYATPIVFGFANYILPLQIGAPDVAFPRLNAFSYWAFLFGGLIAFAGFITPGGAADFGWTAYSPLTSAIHSPGLGADLWIMGLALSGLGTILGGVNMITTVICLRCPGMTMFRMPIFTWNIFITSILVLLAFPILTAALMGLAADRHLGAHVFDPATGGTILWQHLFWFFGHPEVYIVALPFFGIVTEIFPVFSRKPIFGYNGLVFATMAIAALSIAVWAHHMYATGAVLLPFFSFMTFLIAVPTGVKFFNWIGTMWKGQLTFESPMLFAVGFIITFLFGGLTGVILASPPLDFHVTDSYFVVAHFHYVLFGTIVFATYAGIYFWFPKMTGRMMDERLGKWHFWTTFIGFHGTFLVQHWLGAEGMPRRYADYLPPDGFTTLNMISTVFAFVLGISTLPFLWNVFKSYRYGEVVTVDDPWGYGNSLEWATTCPPPRHNFIEIPRVRSERPAFELHYPHMVETMRAEAHIGPGGHKQTAVDVEDTAQRSEEPGGPAGDR
- a CDS encoding DUF6480 family protein codes for the protein MTAQPPDPDPAETPNLEPGGGVSPGSTPPDAAQTSGTSFSEPRTGRHFPPTGIATMVAVGAIAAVFLAIAVLLILDLAGVFD
- a CDS encoding STAS domain-containing protein produces the protein MKSSRSVSAVAAPHCDRGSRLAHDHEIGVAVEAAATGGVTIGRISGDIDVLAAPSFALALADLAQDDAALVIDMTGVDFVGTSALSVLSTFAESARQRHMTWALAGNRAVLRPIQATGLDTKIPACDSVRKALDWIDARGHA
- a CDS encoding acyl carrier protein yields the protein MATGETGFDDVSYDLVSVQYHSLKAGHDYGQYVRDAKNAGRDDIASFFEQVMAEDSDRARRCHEFLEDMTGSSDAGPAMS
- a CDS encoding UDP-glucose dehydrogenase family protein, which translates into the protein MSDRHVGVVGAGYVGLTSGAGFYHLGHRVTLVDIDAHRVDVLRSGELPFLEPELERLVTQGVASERLHITTDRTGLALCDTVFVCVPTPMGEDGAADLSSVDAVVTELAALLAPGSIVVTKSTVPVGTTIRIGERLEPHGITVVSNPEFLRESHAVHDFLNPDRIVVGASDADAGQRVVDLYAGVEAPVLRMDPASAELAKYASNAFLALKLSYANTLAELCDHFAADIRDIGRAMGADHRIGASFLNPGPGWGGSCLPKDTHALLASAERGGVSFPLLRAALETNAAQAHRVVAKARQAAGIEAGGSLEGVRIGLLGLAFKADTCDVRDSPALTVAAALSAEGAVLTAYDPGVSPDSPAIPGVQVVDDPYLVAKDAAVLVLLTEWSDFRTLDWDLVGTLAQRKAIVDTRNLLDPAVMRDSGFQLVSNGLGDGEAQRCG
- a CDS encoding DUF4383 domain-containing protein, with the protein product MTATPVQIAALVVGAVFLLVGILGFIPGVTTDYDTMSVAGHESHAMLLGIFEVSILHNVVHLLFGVAGIVMARAANTAKAFLVGGGVIYLVLWIYGLLIDQDSAANFVPVNTADNWLHFALGVGMIALGLLLPRLRSTGHTTAVPPR
- a CDS encoding anti-sigma factor, which codes for MAEIGEFGKLRAAPGAPVELRVTAEFDQLPVIRAVAETLAVLADFGADEVADIKLAVDEIASELIGAVISDVDLTCSFVTSDSALAVTVAARIPAGNVPDRGAFGWRVVETVTDGVTVTESELDSAAPERQVAVEFVKHREPQ
- a CDS encoding SRPBCC family protein, with the translated sequence MHQREGVIVIKAQWDTTASVSAVWSVLANGWLYPSWVVGASRMRAVNADWPAAGSQLHHSVGVWPVLIDDSTEVLEVDEERELRLLARATPATKAVVHLRLEPRGSGCHLEMDEKVATPPLKWIPRSVQDVAVYPRNRECLRRLAFLAEQTSTP
- a CDS encoding glycosyltransferase family 9 protein, translating into MLVDRELMALTPTVLVLRALGIGDLLTAVPALRGLRRSCPDRRLALAAPAGLAPLVELIGAVDELVPTAGLGALDFRGGKLDLAVNLHGRGPESIADLLRQNPPRTLTYRHADYPDLPGPEWVADQHEVQRWCSLLEWFGIPCNAEALDLTPPPEASAAPGAVVIHPGAASPARRWPVDRFGAVARVLADRGHRVVVTGSAGERPLAEAVADSAGLPPGAVLAGEMSLRGTAAVVADARLVLCGDTGIAHLATAFRAPSVILFGPVSPAHWGPPRRPQHACLWSGRRGDPHGSSLDPGLAAITVEDVLGAVGEVCAEKHAMEGGLDV
- a CDS encoding NAD-dependent epimerase/dehydratase family protein, translated to MRLIITGATGNVGTSLLNRLRGGSEHLDQNLELVGLARRPPAQVPPYDGLQWHAIDVAHPDAIDLLRPIFEGADAVIHLVWAFQPTHDRNYLRRVGVDGTLAVAAAAEAAGVAHLIHMSSGAVYSPAPGRTVDESAPRGGVPGSVYSVDKAAAEAGLDDFEKNSSVAVTRVRPGFIGQQAAGSELGRYTLPRGIPAGVLKYLPLLPVDRSLAIPAVHADDVADALARMVFARATGAFNLSVDPPLGTDDFGAALHARPVHVPRPLLTLLVDVTWRAHLQPVHRGWIDLAYSVPLLDSARARRELQWAPRYSAQDTLDAAVRGVIGGDAGDSPVLRRRSPFDGTR
- a CDS encoding GNAT family N-acetyltransferase; translated protein: MASQVQDNPQRNRYELIADGDVAGFIEYSAGDGVLTLTHTEVGDAFEGKGYAGRLVEDTLDDARSRGLGVLPECTYVQQWIRKHPDYRTVVPENDRGRFDLERSDDE
- a CDS encoding NAD-dependent epimerase/dehydratase family protein; protein product: MSEQQRLKVVVVGATGNVGTSIVEALSEEPSVEEIVGVARRHTDWTCLKTRWIFADSRVDDFRPIVRGADAVIHLAWLFQPTHKPEVTFENNVLGAIRVFEAVAEERVPALVYASSVAAYSPGPSDTGVAEDWPTHGWPGAAYPREKAYLERWLDAYELSNPDMRVVRMRPGFIFKRESATAQRRLFVGPLLAGRLVRGGLIPAVPLVEDLRAQILHTTDVAAAYVQAVLRPVRGAFNLAADPPVDGAYLAELFGARQIPIPRPAVRGALWAAWHTHAVPASPGLLDTVLQLPIMDTTRARTELGWQPRYTPRETLEEFLGGLRDGAGLPTPPLHGDTVGGRLREFATGIGQRP
- a CDS encoding HAD family hydrolase produces the protein MADPGSGSGTTAALFDVDGTLVDSNYLHVDAWQRAFAEVGHHIDAWRIHRAIGLDSQLLLDTLLGDAAGKVGDRAKELHKQYYLDLQPSMRPLPGARELIRELHRRGVQVVLATSAPEDELSVLRAVLDVDSCIAHTTSSGDVGQAKPDPEVVKTALERSSTSPDTAVMVGDAVWDAEAATEAGVPFIGLLSGGISRGELLDAGAKEVYDDARALADGLETSALASLFGR